A window of the Pseudoalteromonas sp. A25 genome harbors these coding sequences:
- the fkpA gene encoding FKBP-type peptidyl-prolyl cis-trans isomerase produces MKQTIKLSLVAASVLALTACNQKAEEKPAELKLETEAQQQAYGIGASVGNFLQKDLEDKKSFGIELDQALLMRGFEDALAGNAQLDEAKIREVLTSLDTSVREKQAEKVKLEAEQNKADGEKYLAENAQKEGVVVTDSGLQYEVISEGEGKKPLDTDVVKVHYKGTLLDGTEFDSSYARNQPATFGLRQVIKGWTEGLQLMPVGSKYKFTIPADLGYGERNLGKIPANSTLIFEVELLEIQEEEKKAEAE; encoded by the coding sequence ATGAAACAGACGATTAAATTGTCTTTGGTCGCAGCGTCGGTACTTGCACTGACTGCATGCAACCAAAAAGCAGAAGAAAAACCAGCTGAACTAAAACTAGAAACAGAAGCTCAGCAGCAAGCCTATGGCATTGGTGCATCGGTTGGTAACTTTTTACAAAAAGATTTAGAAGATAAGAAGAGCTTTGGCATTGAACTTGACCAAGCGTTATTAATGCGTGGTTTTGAAGATGCACTTGCAGGCAATGCACAGCTTGATGAAGCTAAAATCCGTGAAGTACTCACGTCACTTGATACATCAGTACGTGAAAAGCAAGCAGAAAAAGTGAAGCTTGAAGCTGAACAAAATAAGGCTGATGGTGAAAAGTACCTAGCTGAAAATGCTCAAAAAGAAGGTGTCGTAGTTACTGATTCAGGTCTTCAATATGAAGTTATCTCAGAAGGTGAAGGTAAAAAGCCACTTGATACTGATGTAGTTAAAGTACATTACAAAGGCACGCTACTTGACGGTACTGAATTTGATAGCTCTTATGCGCGCAACCAGCCAGCGACTTTTGGTCTTCGTCAGGTGATCAAAGGCTGGACTGAAGGTTTACAATTAATGCCTGTTGGCTCTAAATATAAGTTCACTATCCCTGCAGATTTAGGTTACGGTGAGCGTAACTTAGGTAAAATTCCTGCAAACTCTACTTTGATCTTTGAAGTTGAACTACTTGAGATCCAAGAAGAAGAGAAGAAAGCAGAAGCTGAATAA
- the rsd gene encoding sigma D regulator, with amino-acid sequence MLSRLEQAQEKWGGSHSVIDAWLAERQELLLQYYKIAGFSPYDKKDHALPDQMQIQSFCQILMDYLSAGHFEIYDNLVEACEEKGPDSAKLAKALYPRIADTTDVALDFNDKYAENAQEQVLEDFDKDLSRLGEVLESRFELEDELIDNLYANHSD; translated from the coding sequence ATGCTTTCGAGGTTAGAACAAGCCCAAGAAAAATGGGGAGGCAGCCATAGTGTTATTGATGCATGGTTAGCAGAGCGACAAGAGTTATTGCTGCAGTACTACAAAATTGCAGGATTCTCTCCTTATGACAAAAAAGATCATGCATTGCCTGATCAAATGCAAATACAGTCTTTTTGCCAAATTCTCATGGATTACCTTTCAGCAGGGCACTTTGAGATCTATGACAATCTCGTTGAAGCATGCGAAGAAAAGGGCCCAGATAGTGCGAAGCTAGCAAAAGCATTATATCCGCGTATTGCAGATACAACTGACGTCGCATTAGACTTTAACGACAAGTACGCAGAAAACGCTCAAGAGCAGGTATTGGAAGACTTTGACAAAGACTTATCTCGTTTAGGCGAAGTGTTAGAGTCTCGTTTTGAATTAGAAGACGAGTTAATCGATAATTTATACGCTAATCACAGCGACTGA
- the hemE gene encoding uroporphyrinogen decarboxylase, which produces MSELKNDRYLRALMKQPVDVTPVWMMRQAGRYLPEYRATRAQAGDFMSLCKNAELACEVTLQPLRRYPLDAAILFSDILTIPDAMGLGLYFETGEGPKFERPISSLQDVKNIPNIDPNDELGYVMNAVSTIRRELKGEVPLIGFSGSPWTLATYMVEGGSSKTFGKIKKMAFAEPQTLHLLLDKLADSVIDYLNAQVKAGAQSLMVFDSWGGVLSPRDYKEFSLQYMHKIVDGLIREYDGRKVPVTLFTKSGGQWIEAIAATGCDAIGLDWTIDIADAKRRVGDKVALQGNMDPSMLHGTPERIREEVQSILAGFGEGSGHVFNLGHGITPDVDPENAGVFINAVHEFSAKYHK; this is translated from the coding sequence ATGAGCGAATTGAAAAACGATCGTTATTTACGTGCACTGATGAAACAGCCCGTTGATGTTACTCCCGTTTGGATGATGCGTCAGGCAGGTCGTTATTTACCTGAATATCGTGCAACGCGAGCACAAGCTGGCGACTTTATGAGTTTGTGTAAAAATGCAGAACTGGCGTGCGAAGTAACCTTGCAGCCACTGCGTCGCTATCCACTTGATGCTGCCATTTTATTTAGCGATATTTTGACGATTCCAGATGCGATGGGTTTAGGGTTGTACTTTGAAACTGGCGAAGGTCCTAAATTTGAGCGCCCGATCAGTTCATTGCAAGATGTAAAAAACATTCCGAATATCGACCCTAACGATGAGTTGGGTTACGTAATGAACGCGGTTAGTACCATTCGCAGAGAATTAAAAGGCGAAGTCCCACTGATTGGTTTTTCGGGTTCTCCATGGACATTGGCCACTTACATGGTAGAGGGTGGAAGTAGTAAAACTTTCGGAAAGATCAAGAAAATGGCTTTTGCCGAGCCACAAACCCTGCATTTATTGTTAGATAAATTGGCTGATTCGGTGATTGACTATTTAAATGCTCAGGTAAAAGCGGGCGCCCAATCATTGATGGTTTTTGATTCATGGGGTGGTGTGCTTAGTCCTCGTGATTACAAAGAGTTTTCGTTGCAATACATGCATAAAATAGTGGATGGCTTGATCCGAGAGTATGATGGTCGAAAGGTACCAGTTACATTGTTTACCAAAAGTGGTGGTCAATGGATTGAAGCGATTGCAGCCACGGGGTGCGATGCAATTGGGTTAGATTGGACTATTGATATTGCTGATGCGAAGCGCCGCGTGGGTGATAAAGTTGCGTTACAGGGTAATATGGACCCTTCAATGCTACATGGGACACCTGAGCGCATTCGTGAAGAAGTACAATCTATCTTGGCTGGCTTTGGTGAAGGGTCAGGGCACGTGTTTAACTTAGGGCACGGCATCACGCCTGATGTAGACCCAGAAAATGCTGGTGTATTTATTAATGCGGTACATGAGTTCAGCGCGAAATATCACAAGTAA
- the speE gene encoding polyamine aminopropyltransferase encodes MSNLEANRWFTEVSDRDGSAFSLRINKKLDEIQSPFQNVEMYETTNYGNLMIIDGCTMVSSRENFFYHEMMSHPALFSHPAPKNVVIIGGGDCGTLREVLKHPDVETVTQIDIDEVVTQMSLKYFPELCESNKDPRATVMFDDGIKYMREAAPESIDVVIVDGTDPVGPGEGLFNHAFYTSCLNALRPGGIMVQQSESPLTHMPLLLEMRDAMLDVGFVDLQTLPFPQPIYPSGLWSATLARKSETFNGFREADADSAIFSTEYYNTGIHKGALATPNFMKRAFTK; translated from the coding sequence ATGTCGAATTTAGAAGCAAACCGCTGGTTTACCGAAGTCAGTGACCGCGATGGCAGCGCGTTTTCGTTGCGCATCAACAAAAAGCTAGATGAAATTCAATCGCCATTTCAAAATGTCGAAATGTATGAGACCACCAATTATGGCAACCTGATGATCATCGATGGCTGTACCATGGTCAGCTCGCGTGAAAACTTTTTCTATCATGAAATGATGAGCCACCCAGCGCTGTTTTCTCATCCTGCGCCAAAAAATGTCGTGATCATTGGTGGCGGCGACTGTGGTACATTGCGAGAAGTACTAAAACATCCAGATGTTGAGACAGTCACACAGATTGATATCGACGAAGTCGTAACGCAAATGTCACTGAAATACTTCCCTGAGCTTTGTGAATCTAACAAAGACCCGCGCGCCACAGTGATGTTTGATGACGGCATCAAGTATATGCGCGAAGCGGCGCCGGAGTCTATTGATGTCGTTATTGTTGATGGCACCGACCCTGTAGGTCCCGGTGAAGGGCTATTTAATCATGCATTTTATACCAGCTGCTTAAACGCATTACGCCCTGGCGGTATTATGGTCCAACAAAGTGAGTCACCACTTACTCATATGCCATTATTGTTAGAAATGCGCGATGCCATGTTAGATGTGGGCTTTGTAGATTTGCAAACTTTACCATTCCCTCAACCGATTTATCCAAGCGGTTTATGGTCTGCAACACTGGCACGTAAAAGTGAAACGTTTAATGGCTTTAGGGAAGCTGATGCAGATAGCGCAATATTTTCGACAGAATACTACAACACCGGTATTCACAAAGGTGCACTCGCAACACCTAATTTTATGAAGCGTGCGTTTACCAAATAA